In Choloepus didactylus isolate mChoDid1 chromosome 18, mChoDid1.pri, whole genome shotgun sequence, a single genomic region encodes these proteins:
- the LOC119514308 gene encoding non-histone chromosomal protein HMG-14-like, producing the protein MPKRKVSQAQGAGKEEPKRRSARLSAKPAPVNVETKPKKAAGKDKSSDKKEQPKGKTAKGKPAEVANEETKEDLAAENGETKNEESPASNEAGEKEAKSD; encoded by the coding sequence ATGCCCAAGAGGAAGGTCAGCCAGGCCCAGGGCGCGGGGAAGGAGGAGCCCAAGAGGAGGTCGGCAAGGCTGTCAGCTAAGCCTGCTCCTGTGAACGTGGAAACAAAGCCAAAAAAGGCAGCAGGAAAGGATAAGTCTTCAGACAAAAAAGAGCAACCAAAAGGGAAAACAGCAAAGGGAAAACCAGCTGAAGTGGCTAATGAAGAGACCAAAGAAGATTTAgctgcagaaaatggagaaactaaaaatgaagagAGTCCAGCCTCTAatgaagcaggagagaaagaagccaagtctGATTAA